In Gossypium arboreum isolate Shixiya-1 chromosome 6, ASM2569848v2, whole genome shotgun sequence, the following are encoded in one genomic region:
- the LOC108489039 gene encoding heterogeneous nuclear ribonucleoprotein 1-like, with product MEMELGKLFIGGISWDTNEDRLREYFQTFGEVVEAVIMKDRATGRARGFGFVVFADPAIAERVVMEKHMIDGRTVEAKKAVPRDDRNILNKSNVSIHGSPGPARTKKIFVGGLASTVTESDFKRYFEQFGTITDVVVMYDHNTQRPRGFGFITYDSEEVVDKVLQRTFHELNGKMVEVKRAVPKESSPGPSQNQLGGYNFGLSRVNSFLNGYMQNYNASSVGGYGVRAEGRFSPVTVGRNGFPPLSPGYGVGLNFEPNLSPSYGGSSNLSSNLSYGRGLNASFNGKPDRFASLLGYGGGSGGNSSILNLAGRNMWGNGGLNHATNSNSSPIVGSGSGNSGVNSFGSIGALWDSSPTSGQGGAAFAYNSGNLRYGSGDIVVGSGGIGYDRNSAAGVAQISSQGASNGGYNGAYADIDENGSFYGDSTWLPSPLDLQRSSSFGFGPGNSTSDVRTNSSTGYIGGYGVPNMQSDRGIAA from the exons ATGGAAATGGAACTTGGCAAGCTTTTCATTGGTGGGATTTCTTGGGACACAAATGAGGACCGTCTTAGAGAATATTTTCAGACTTTTGGGGAAGTTGTTGAAGCTGTGATAATGAAGGATCGGGCTACCGGTCGTGCCCGTGGATTCGGGTTCGTCGTGTTTGCCGACCCGGCTATTGCAGAAAGAGTTGTTATGGAAAAGCATATGATAGATGGTAGAACC GTTGAGGCAAAGAAGGCAGTTCCTAGGGATGACCGTAACATTCTAAACAAAAGCAATGTTAGCATTCATGGATCACCTGGTCCTGCTCGAACAAAAAAGATATTTGTAGGAGGGTTAGCATCTACAGTTACTGAGAGTGACTTTAAGAGGTATTTTGAGCAGTTTGGCACAATTACAGATGTTGTTGTGATGTATGATCACAATACTCAGAGGCCACGCGGTTTTGGATTCATAACTTATGATTCAGAGGAAGTTGTGGATAAAGTCTTGCAGAGAACATTTCATGAACTCAATGGAAAAATGGTTGAGGTCAAACGGGCTGTCCCCAAAGAATCATCTCCGGGGCCAAGTCAGAACCAGTTAGGTGGATATAACTTTGGTCTGAGTAGAGTCAATAGCTTCCTTAATGGTTACATGCAGAATTATAATGCTAGTTCAGTTGGAGGTTATGGTGTTAGAGCGGAAGGTAGATTTAGTCCAGTTACTGTTGGTCGGAATGGATTTCCTCCATTGAGCCCTGGTTATGGGGTGGGACTGAATTTTGAACCAAATTTGAGTCCTAGCTATGGAGGAAGCTCAAACCTTAGTTCTAACCTCAGTTACGGACGGGGATTGAACGCTTCATTTAATGGAAAGCCAGACAGATTTGCTAGCCTCCTTGGGTATGGTGGGGGAAGTGGAGGAAATAGTTCTATCTTAAACTTAGCAGGTCGAAATATGTGGGGAAATGGAGGTCTTAACCATGCTACTAACTCAAACTCTAGTCCTATTGTGGGCTCTGGAAGTGGGAATTCAGGTGTGAATTCTTTCGGCAGCATTGGAGCACTTTGGGATTCCTCTCCTACTTCAGGTCAAGGTGGAGCTGCTTTTGCTTACAACAGTGGCAATCTTAGATATGGAAGTGGAGACATTGTGGTTGGATCAGGAGGGATAGGCTATGATAGAAACAGTGCGGCTGGTGTTGCACAGATATCATCCCAAGGTGCTTCAAATGGTGGTTATAATGGGGCTTATGCTGATATAGATGAAAATGGGTCATTTTATGGGGATTCTACTTGGCTCCCTTCACCCTTAGACCTACAGCGATCTAGTTCTTTTGGTTTTGGCCCGGGAAACTCAACTTCAGATGTTAGGACTAATAGCTCTACTGGCTACATTGGTGGTTATGGTGTTCCCAATATGCAGTCAGATAGAG GAATTGCTGCATAG
- the LOC108489040 gene encoding ACT domain-containing protein ACR11-like isoform X2, with translation MAVAMASAANCGVYFSSNTNKLNFPVFDFKNHSWSAAFVTTPPNILEKRSVRLSFSMMGIIPRATSSATAVESDGSFQDTDTVPTPKVIIDQDSNPDATVVEITFGDRLGALLDTMNALKNLGLNVSKANVYLDSSGKHNKFAITKATGRKVEDPELLEAIRLTIINNLLEYHPESSSQLAMGATFGVEPPKEKVDVDIATHIRVDDDGPDRSLLHVETADRPGLLVDLVKIITDINITVESGEFDTEGLLAKAKFHVSYKGKAIIRPLQQVLANSLRYFLRRPTTEEASF, from the exons aTGGCTGTGGCTATGGCTTCTGCTGCTAATTGTGGTGTATACTTTTCAAGCAACACTAACAAGCTTAATTTTCCTGTTTTTGATTTCAAAAACCATTCTTGGTCTGCTGCCTTTGTCACCACACCACCCAACATTCTTGAGAAAAGAAG TGTTAGATTGTCATTTTCAATGATGGGGATCATTCCACGAGCaacatcatcagccacagctgTGGAG AGTGATGGAAGTTTCCAGGACACTGATACAGTTCCAACCCCCAAAGTTATAATTGACCAAGACTCTAATCCAGATGCCACTGTAGTGGAAATAACCTTTGGCGATCGGCTTGGAGCACTTTTGGATACT ATGAATGCACTGAAAAATCTGGGGTTGAATGTTTCTAAAGCAAATGTCTATCTGGATTCATCTGGGAAGCATAACAAGTTTGCCATCACTAAGGC TACTGGAAGGAAAGTTGAGGACCCAGAACTGCTTGAGGCAATACGTTTGACGATTATTAACAACTTACTTGAATATCATCCA GAATCAAGTTCCCAGTTAGCTATGGGTGCAACCTTCGGCGTTGAGCCACCAAAAGAAAAG GTTGATGTGGACATTGCAACCCACATAAGAGTCGATGATGATGGTCCTGATCGTAG CTTGCTCCATGTGGAGACTGCTGACCGTCCAGGGTTGCTGGTGGATCTTGTAAAAATTATTACTGACATCAACATCACCGTTGAGTCTGGAGAGTTCGACACTGAG GGGTTGTTGGCAAAGGCAAAGTTTCACGTCAGCTACAAGGGTAAAGCTATCATCAGGCCTCTGCAGCAG GTTCTTGCTAATAGTTTACGATATTTCTTGAGGCGTCCTACTACGGAGGAGGCGAGTTTTTGA
- the LOC108489040 gene encoding ACT domain-containing protein ACR11-like isoform X1, which translates to MAVAMASAANCGVYFSSNTNKLNFPVFDFKNHSWSAAFVTTPPNILEKRSVRLSFSMMGIIPRATSSATAVESDGSFQDTDTVPTPKVIIDQDSNPDATVVEITFGDRLGALLDTMNALKNLGLNVSKANVYLDSSGKHNKFAITKASTGRKVEDPELLEAIRLTIINNLLEYHPESSSQLAMGATFGVEPPKEKVDVDIATHIRVDDDGPDRSLLHVETADRPGLLVDLVKIITDINITVESGEFDTEGLLAKAKFHVSYKGKAIIRPLQQVLANSLRYFLRRPTTEEASF; encoded by the exons aTGGCTGTGGCTATGGCTTCTGCTGCTAATTGTGGTGTATACTTTTCAAGCAACACTAACAAGCTTAATTTTCCTGTTTTTGATTTCAAAAACCATTCTTGGTCTGCTGCCTTTGTCACCACACCACCCAACATTCTTGAGAAAAGAAG TGTTAGATTGTCATTTTCAATGATGGGGATCATTCCACGAGCaacatcatcagccacagctgTGGAG AGTGATGGAAGTTTCCAGGACACTGATACAGTTCCAACCCCCAAAGTTATAATTGACCAAGACTCTAATCCAGATGCCACTGTAGTGGAAATAACCTTTGGCGATCGGCTTGGAGCACTTTTGGATACT ATGAATGCACTGAAAAATCTGGGGTTGAATGTTTCTAAAGCAAATGTCTATCTGGATTCATCTGGGAAGCATAACAAGTTTGCCATCACTAAGGC TAGTACTGGAAGGAAAGTTGAGGACCCAGAACTGCTTGAGGCAATACGTTTGACGATTATTAACAACTTACTTGAATATCATCCA GAATCAAGTTCCCAGTTAGCTATGGGTGCAACCTTCGGCGTTGAGCCACCAAAAGAAAAG GTTGATGTGGACATTGCAACCCACATAAGAGTCGATGATGATGGTCCTGATCGTAG CTTGCTCCATGTGGAGACTGCTGACCGTCCAGGGTTGCTGGTGGATCTTGTAAAAATTATTACTGACATCAACATCACCGTTGAGTCTGGAGAGTTCGACACTGAG GGGTTGTTGGCAAAGGCAAAGTTTCACGTCAGCTACAAGGGTAAAGCTATCATCAGGCCTCTGCAGCAG GTTCTTGCTAATAGTTTACGATATTTCTTGAGGCGTCCTACTACGGAGGAGGCGAGTTTTTGA
- the LOC108489040 gene encoding ACT domain-containing protein ACR11-like isoform X3 encodes MMGIIPRATSSATAVESDGSFQDTDTVPTPKVIIDQDSNPDATVVEITFGDRLGALLDTMNALKNLGLNVSKANVYLDSSGKHNKFAITKASTGRKVEDPELLEAIRLTIINNLLEYHPESSSQLAMGATFGVEPPKEKVDVDIATHIRVDDDGPDRSLLHVETADRPGLLVDLVKIITDINITVESGEFDTEGLLAKAKFHVSYKGKAIIRPLQQVLANSLRYFLRRPTTEEASF; translated from the exons ATGATGGGGATCATTCCACGAGCaacatcatcagccacagctgTGGAG AGTGATGGAAGTTTCCAGGACACTGATACAGTTCCAACCCCCAAAGTTATAATTGACCAAGACTCTAATCCAGATGCCACTGTAGTGGAAATAACCTTTGGCGATCGGCTTGGAGCACTTTTGGATACT ATGAATGCACTGAAAAATCTGGGGTTGAATGTTTCTAAAGCAAATGTCTATCTGGATTCATCTGGGAAGCATAACAAGTTTGCCATCACTAAGGC TAGTACTGGAAGGAAAGTTGAGGACCCAGAACTGCTTGAGGCAATACGTTTGACGATTATTAACAACTTACTTGAATATCATCCA GAATCAAGTTCCCAGTTAGCTATGGGTGCAACCTTCGGCGTTGAGCCACCAAAAGAAAAG GTTGATGTGGACATTGCAACCCACATAAGAGTCGATGATGATGGTCCTGATCGTAG CTTGCTCCATGTGGAGACTGCTGACCGTCCAGGGTTGCTGGTGGATCTTGTAAAAATTATTACTGACATCAACATCACCGTTGAGTCTGGAGAGTTCGACACTGAG GGGTTGTTGGCAAAGGCAAAGTTTCACGTCAGCTACAAGGGTAAAGCTATCATCAGGCCTCTGCAGCAG GTTCTTGCTAATAGTTTACGATATTTCTTGAGGCGTCCTACTACGGAGGAGGCGAGTTTTTGA
- the LOC108489041 gene encoding ras-related protein RABA5a encodes MAFVSEEEKTEDYLFKIVLVGDSAVGKSNLLARFARNEFYPNSKSTIGVEFQTQKLDINGKEVKAQIWDTAGQERFRAVTSAYYRGAVGALLVYDISRRQTFDSIGRWLNELQTHSDMNVVTILVGNKSDLRDAREVSTAEGKALAEAQGLFFMETSALDSSNVAAAFQTVVKEIYNILSRKVMMSHELKKQDAPLDGKTVVLQGDENQERATESPKSGGCCSS; translated from the exons ATGGCTTTTGTTTCAGAGGAAGAAAAAACTGAGGATTACCTTTTCAAGATTGTACTAGTTGGTGATTCAGCTGTTGGGAAATCGAATTTACTTGCAAGATTTGCTAGGAATGAATTCTACCCAAATTCCAAGTCAACCATAGGAGTGGAGTTTCAAACTCAGAAATTGGATATAAATGGGAAGGAAGTTAAGGCACAGATCTGGGATACGGCTGGTCAGGAGCGCTTCAGGGCCGTTACATCTGCATATTACCGAGGTGCAGTTGGAGCTCTTCTTGTGTATGACATCAGCAGACGACAGACTTTCGATAGCATTGGTAGATGGTTAAATGAACTTCAAA CTCACTCAGACATGAACGTAGTCACCATTTTAGTAGGCAACAAGTCGGACCTCCGGGATGCCAGGGAAGTATCCACAGCCGAAGGGAAGGCCTTAGCAGAGGCACAGGGTTTATTTTTCATGGAGACTTCTGCACTTGATTCCTCCAATGTAGCGGCTGCATTTCAGACTGTCGTTAAAGAGATCTACAACATATTGAGCCGGAAAGTTATGATGTCTCATGAGCTCAAGAAGCAGGACGCACCATTGGATGGGAAGACCGTGGTTTTACAAGGGGATGAGAACCAAGAACGTGCTACTGAGTCACCCAAATCGGGTGGTTGCTGTTCATCCTGA